Proteins encoded by one window of Camelus bactrianus isolate YW-2024 breed Bactrian camel chromosome 9, ASM4877302v1, whole genome shotgun sequence:
- the LOC141578698 gene encoding LOW QUALITY PROTEIN: uncharacterized protein LOC141578698 (The sequence of the model RefSeq protein was modified relative to this genomic sequence to represent the inferred CDS: substituted 1 base at 1 genomic stop codon), with protein MDPARCSGPLKRQRQERTVYTKEQLEMLEEHFKKNDYPGYQERLGLAAKLNLEEHKVQGLGAEAEARPAALAPQQPRSPGRGGRARPLLSDASSRAPLSPQVWFKNRRAKRSRLERLSKGGDQRACDAPGAPGPTFPEEPGFRSPAPPSPAGLLAAPDPGAFGQGPARWAPARGAQAEVPAASAPVPAPASVPAPAPVWPQDPSTLNFYPEPLSTPDFAGVFSYRDPSRGPPSPLMSGYQKDDDSEDENDLGPRQLLNLXSHMSPQSPADPAGREGTSFVDLCMAPRQGCRNVWQLCLHS; from the exons ATGG ACCCCGCCCGCTGCTCAGGACCCCTAAAGAGGCAGCGACAGGAGCGCACGGTGTACACCAAAGAGCAGCTAGAGATGCTGGAAGAGCACTTTAAGAAGAACGACTATCCGGGCTACCAGGAACGCCTGGGCCTGGCGGCCAAGCTCAACCTAGAGGAGCACAAAGTGCAG GGGCTGGGGGCGGAGGCAGAGGCGAGGCCGGCGGCCCTCGCCCCGCAGCAGCCCCGCAGCCCGGGCAGAGGTGGACGCGCGCGGCCCCTGCTCTCTGACGCCTCGTCCCGGGcccctctgtctccccaggtgtGGTTCAAAAACCGCCGGGCCAAACGCTCTAGGCTGGAGCGACTGTCCAAGGGCGGAGACCAGAGAGCCTGCGACGCCCCCGGCGCCCCCGGCCCCACATTCCCAGAGGAGCCGGGTTTccgcagccccgctccgcccagCCCCGCGGGGCTGCTCGCGGCACCGGATCCCGGCGCCTTCGGCCAGGGCCCGGCCAGGTGGGCCCCGGCTCGGGGCGCCCAGGCGGAAGTCCCGGCTGCTTCAGCCCCCGTTCCAGCCCCAGCCTCAGTCCCAGCTCCAGCACCCGTCTGGCCTCAGGACCCCTCTACCCTGAACTTCTATCCAGAGCCTCTTTCAACTCCAGATTTTGCAGGGGTGTTCTCCTACCGAGATCCCTCCCGGGGACCTCCCTCTCCCTTGATGTCTGGGTACCAAAAGGATGATGACTCTGAAGATGAGAACGACTTAGGCCCCAGGCAGCTACTGAATTTATAGAGTCATATGTCCCCACAAAGTCCTGCAGACCCCGCGGGACGAGAGGGGACTAGTTTCGTGGACCTGTGCATGGCACCCAGGCAAGGATGCAGGAATGTGTGGCAGCTCTGTCTTCACAGCTGA